GCTGGCGGGGTGGACGCACAACAGGGTGACCATCGCGACCGCGAACAGCAACAGCACTTGCTCGCGCCAGGGCCGTTGGAAGGAGCGGCGATGCTCGGCGTCCATGAGTACAAGGGCGGCCGGCAGGATCACGGCCAGACCCAAGGCGTCCCGCAGCGTCCAGTCCCAAAAGCCCGCCCACATGGGCGCGCCGAGCAGCAGATGGAGCGCCGTCGCGCAGACAAGACCCGAAGCCATCGCGACCGGTGTCGTGATCGCGGGAAGCTGAACCAGCGCGCGCAGGTTGCGCACCCTCGGCGCCGCGCCGGCGAGGCTGACGACGAGCCGCCAGATCACCACGGCTTCCAACAGGTCCACGATGGTGAAGAGCAACGGGCGGACCCAGCCCATGTTCACGAGCAGGTCCACCATCAGGTGACAGACGGCGAAGATGATCAGCAACGCGACGCGCCGTGCGCCGCTCAGCGTGATCAACCCGGCCACCAGCAGGGCGTTGGCGGGCCAAAAGGTGGCCACGCCCAAGGGTGTCCGGCTCAGAAAGGCGAGATAACCGCTGAAAATGAGGCTCGCGACCACGGCGACGGACAGGCCGAGCAGCATGGTGGTCTGCCGTCCCGGTTCTAGTCGTTCTAGACGCTGCTGCATCCCGTGAAGATTCCCCATGCAACGCACGTCGCCACGCAGAGAAGACGGGTGAGGCGTCGGGCCACCGCAGCGAGGCGGCGTACCGAGCCGCCGTTTGCTCCCGTGCAACGAGCGTGGCGGTGCGACGCGTCAATCAATACGCCTCCTACGCCTAAGGTTGCGCTTAGATCGCAGAATGTGTCGTTTCGTCGCAGGAGTTCGTCGGCGACCGCCCAAGTCTGGCGGGCGGATTGGCGGCAGGAGCCGAGAGCTGTCAGCCCGTCAAGCTTTCCTTTTTCTCTTCCAGCTCCAGCCATTCCATCTCGGCCTGCTCCAGGTCGGCGCGGGCCTTGTCGAGCGCCTTCATGGTCTTGTCGAAGGTGGCCGGATCGCGCGTGTAGAGGTTTGGATCAGCAAGGGCTTCCTCGAGCTTGGCGATGATGGCCGGACTCTTGGCGATGAGGGCCTCGCACTCTTCGAGGCGACGCTGGTCCTTGTAGGAGAGCTTGACGGTCTTCTTCGGCGGGGCCGGCGCGGCGGGCGCGGGCTTGGCGGCGGCCTTGGACACCGGCGCGAAGCTGGCCCCGCTCTTGGTTGCTTTGAAGAAGTCCGGGTTCTGGTCCATCAGGTCGGTCCAGCCGCCGGGGGTTTCGACGACCTTGCCCTTGCCGTCCAGCGCGATGGTCGAACTGGCCAGCCGGTCGATGAAGTCGCGGTCGTGGCTGACCAGGATCAGCGTGCCGTCAAAGTCGGCCAGCAGATCCTCGAGCAGGTCCAACGTGTCCATGTCTAGATCGTTGGTCGGCTCGTCGAGCACCATCAGGTTGGTCGGATTGGCCAAGGCTCTGGCCAGCAGCAGGCGATTTCGCTCGCCGCCCGACAGGCTGGTCACCGGCTGACGTAGCTGGGCGTCGGTGAACAGGAACTCCTTGGCGTAGCCGGCAACGTGTTTGGGATGGCCGCGCACGATGATCGAGTCCCCGCCGCCCGGCGTCAGGAAGTCCCAGACCGTGATCTTGTCGGACAGCGCCATGCGGGCCTGATCGATATAGGAGACTTCAAGATTAGTGCCGAGCTGCACCGAGCCGGCGTCGCGCTCCAGCTCGCCCAGCAGCAGCTTGACCAGGGTGGTCTTGCCCGCGCCGTTGGGGCCGACCAGAGCCACGCGGTCGCCGCGCAGGATGCGGGTGGAGAAGTTCTCGACGATCGTCCTGTCGCCAAAACGCTTGGTGACGCCCTTGGCCTCGATGACGCGCTTGCCCGAGGTTCCAGCGGACTCCACGGCCATGGTCATGGTCCCGCGCAGTTCGCTTTGGCGGTCCTTCTTCTCGGCGCGCAGGGCCAGAAGCGCGCGGCGGCGACCCTCGTTGCGCGCGCGGCGGCCCTGGACGCCCCGCGCCAGCCAGGCGTTCTCGCGCTCCAGCACCTTGTCGAGGCGGCGGGCCTCTTCGGCGTCTGCGGCCATGATCGAGTCCGCCCAGGCCTCGAACTCGGAGAAGCTCTTGTCGAGGCGGCGGATCTTGCGGTGCTCCAGCCAGAAGCAGCGCTCGGTGACGCGGTTCAGGAAGGCGCGGTCGTGGCTGACGATCAGGGCGGCGCACTTTGAGGCGGCCAGTTCGTCTTCCAGCGTCTGGATGGCGAAGATGTCGAGGTGGTTGGTCGGTTCATCCAGCAGCAGCACGTCGGGCTGCTCGGCGAAGGCGCGGGCCAGCGCCGCGCGACGGGTCTCGCCGCCCGACAGGCCCTTGGCGCTCTTGCTGGGATCCAGTCCGAAATCGGCGAGCGCGGCCTGGGCCTCATAGTCCTGCGCGCCGCCGGCCGTCGCGTAGTCCAGCAGGGTCTCACCGGTGATCTCCGGTTCCTGGCTGACATAGACGACCTTGGCGCCGGGCTGGACGGCGCGTTCGCCGCTGTCGGCCTCGACGCCCTGGCCGGCCAGGATCTTCAGAAGGGTGGACTTGCCCGCGCCGTTACGGCCAACCAAGCACGCGCGGATGCGCGGCTCCAGCGCCAGGTCGACCCCGTCGAACAGGGGCTTGGCGCCGTCGGCGAGACGGACGTCCTTCAGAGCAAGTACGGGCGCGCGGGCGGGAGAGGCCATGGTCGTCTGGATCAGGATCAGGCGCGGAATGTCGCGGGAGGACAGGGCGTATAGCAGGCCAAGCGCCGAAGGAACGCCAAATTTCGTCTGATCCGGACTTCGCCAGGCCTTGGGCCAGGAGGCCGTCCGCCTAGTTCCCGGGACTGTTGACGTTGAAGCTGGCGTTGTTGCCGATCGCGGTCGAGACGCCAGTCACCTGCCGGCCGCTTGAGGCTACGGCCGAGGACGACGACGCGCCGACATCGGCGCCGTTGGTCTGATTGTTGGTCACGCTCATCCGGCCATTGCAGCGGGAGCAGGCGTAGCCGGTCACGGCATTGCCCATGGCGGTCGCCGTCGTCACGGCGTCATAGCCGTCCTGGCCGACGAAACTGGCGGTCGCCTCGACGCCGCCGCCAGTGTTCGTCTGCAGGTTGTCGAGCACCAGCTCGGCCCCGATGTTGTTGACCTGCGAGGAGTTGCCGGCCGCGTAGGCGGTGGTCTGGGCCGCACCGAACAGGTAGGAGGAGCCCTCGGCCTGGCCGCGCACGTAGGACGTGTTCCACTGGTTGGAGGTCACGTCCGCCAACGGCCCTTCGTTGGTCAGCGCCAGGTTGTTGGCGGTCGCCGTGGCCGCCGTCGCGGTGAGGTTGCTGTTGCCGTAGGCGGTGAACTTGCTGGCCTGGGTGACCTCGGCGGTGTTGGCCTGATCGGTGATGGCTCGGACAGCCGACTGATTGGCCCCGCCGATATTGATGTTGTTGCCGGCCGTGGTCGAAGTGACGGCGCTGGTTCCAGAGACATAGCCGACGATCGCCCCACCATCGGCGAGGACGTTGGCGGTGGTGGACTGGCTGATCCGGGCTCCGGCCGAGCCGTTATCCAGATTGACGCCGGCGCTGTTGCCCATCGCCAGGGTCGACACCGTCAGATCGGCGGCCTGGGCGTTTGCTGCCTCCACCTGGCCGCGCGCGGTCACGGTGGCCGAGTTTGTCTGAACCGCGAAGGCCGAGATCGTCCCGTTCGACGCCGCGAGCGATGCGGCGTTACCGACGGCCGTGGTCCGAACGGCGCTGGCCGTTCCGGCGTCAGCGCCGACATCGACCACGCCATGGCCGTAGACCACGCCCTTGTTGTCCTGGTTCGAGGTGACCGAGGCGTCGGCGTTGGTCACGCCCACCGAGACGCCATTGGCCTGGGCGGTGGTGCTGGCCGTAACGCCGTCGCTGACCGTCTGGACGTTTAGGGTCTGCTCGGAGAAGATCTCGCCGAGATTGATCTGGCTGTTGAGAACCGGACTTGGCCCTGTCGACCCGGAGGTCGTCTGGCTAGTAGCGACCCCGCTTAGCATCACGGATATCGGGATCGCGGCGAGCGTTCCAGCGAGACGGGTCATCGCGGGTCTGCGCATTGTTCGTTCCCAGATTGTTGTAGGCCGGCGTGAAGGCGCCCGTCTGGCCGACGGTGGCGTCACCGAACGGATCGTAGCGCAGGCAGCTTTGTGGACCGGGCATGCCATAGAGGTTGGCGGCCATCTCGACGGTGGCGCGTTCGATCAGGGCGCGGACCGCCAGCTGCATGGGCTCCAGGGCCCCGCGACCGGCGGAGATGTCGAAGAGGTTGCCGTTCAGGAAGTCGAACACACCCAGGCTGACTTCGCGGCCGACGACCTGCTTTTGGTAGGAGATCACATCCACCACCTCGAGCGTGCGCGTGTTCACCAGGCGCAGATCCAGCGCGATGTTCATGATGAAGACGCGGCGGCGGAAGTTGCCCTTCAGCCCGTCGGTGTCCTTGTCGCCGGCATAGGCGTCCACGCCCGCCGAGCGGATGTTGTAATTCAGCTCGGTGATGCCGCCGATCACATAGAAGTCCGAGCCCGGCACCTGACCCGCCAGGATCTTGCGATAGTCCGCCGGGACCTCGGGCGCGGGGTTGGGGCGGTCGGAAATCAGCTTGTTGTTGGCGTATTTCAGCTCGAACTCCGACACCGAGGTGTCAAAGCGTTCGACCAGAGGCATGCCGGCCTTGGCGAAGGCCGAGACGGCCATCAGCGAAGCGCCCTGGGTGACCTTACGACCCGAGCCGTCGGACTCTTCCTTGCCGGTATAGTCGGCGATGCGCCCGATCGCGATGCGCGGGGCGACGATGCGGTTCGAGCGCGCATACTGGTTCAGGCAGACCAGGGCGGAAGAATAGTCGGTGGGGTTGGCCGTCACCGGCGCGCCGCCGATGGGCTGGGCGTAGTTGCCGGCCGTCGAGGCCACCGGCGTGCTGCCGCAGGCGCTGAGCGCCGCGGTGGCTAGCAGGGCCAAGACCAAGCCTGTGCGCTTGACCATCATTTGGGAGCACCGCCCTTCGCGACGTTCGACCCGGCGGTGACGTTGCCGGTGTTAACCTGGTTGGAATTGACGATGACGGTGTTGTTGTTGCCCTGGGTGATGACCGTCAGATTGTTGCCGATCGCCGTTGAGCCTGCGTAACCACCGACCGCACCGACGCCCGAATAGGCGTCCAGCGAGCCCGAGCTACGGCTGGAGGAAAAGACGCTCTGATCCGAACCGGTCAGCATCACACCGTCCACGACCACCCGATTACCGTTCGCATCACGGGTCGAGTACTCGACCATCCGGCTTTCCTGGCCCGAACTGCGGCCATAGCCGGCGTTGAACGAGGCCGAATTGGTCGACATCGACTGCGCCGCGACGCCTCCGGCCGCGCCGAGCGTGACGGCGGCGACAACCGCCGCCACACGCGTCTTGGATTTCCGATGCCAGGCCATAAGCGGCTCCGCGACTGTCGACACGGGGCGGCAAGCAACCCTCGTGCCAAAAAGAGACAGTGTGAGGCATAGCGCCAAGGTCTCGAAAAAATGGTTAACCCCTGGCGCGGGGTTCGAATCGTCGCGGGAGACCCTAGATAGACGCCATGGACCAGCCCCAGCGCCCCGAGCCTCTCTTCAACGCGCCCTGGCCGGCGCTGCTGGTCGCGGCCGCCGTGATCGTCCCGCACCTGTTGTTGCTGAACGCCAGCAAGGACCTGATCTACTCGTTGGCCTTGGTGCCTCGGGAGTTCTGGGAGGGGCGCTGGACGGGCGTGATCACCATGCTGTTCGTCCATGGCGGCTGGGTTCACGCGCTCACCAACGCCGCGTTTGGCCTGGCTTTCGGTGCGCCCGTCGCGCGGCTGCTAGGACTTAACGGCCGGGGAGGGGGAATCTTCTGCCTGTTCTATCTGTCCTGTGGGATCGTCGCGGGCGTGGGCTATGCAGCGATCCACCCGCAGGGCCTGGCTCCGGTGGTGGGGGCCTCCGGCGCCATTTCCGGACTGATGGGCGCGGCCGGCCGGACGATGGACAGCGCGCCCGGCCGTTTGGGGCCTGTCTTTGGTCCGCGTGTCATCTCACTCGGCCTGGGCTGGCTGGTCGTTAATCTCGTCATGGCCGTCGCGGGCGGGCTTCTGACCATGGGCGCGGGGGCCGTGGCCTGGGAGGCTCACCTGATCGGCTTCGCCGCCGGGGTGCTGTTGATCGGCCCCTTCGCGCGCTGGGCCGGTGCGCCGGCTCGACTCGCCGAACCCGATTGATCGCCAAGGCCATTGATTGAACGGCGTCTTTGGGGGACCCTCTCTCTATATAATGAAAAGGGAGAACGCGCGGTGCTGGTTTCTCAAATCCTCAAGGACAAGGGTGATCTCGTGTTCACGGCCTCTCCGCAGGAGACGGTCGGCGCGGCGGCGGCGTTGCTGCATACACGACGGGTCGGGGCCATGGTGGTGGTCGACGACAAGGAGGCCGTCGTCGGTATCGTTTCCGAACGCGACATCGTCCGAATGGTGGCCAAGGAAGGCGCCGCGGCGCTGTCCAAGCCGATCAGCGGCTGCATGAGCGCCAATGTCGTGTTCGCTCAGCCTGACGAGACGATCGACGCCCTGCTGGAAAGAATGACCGATCGCCGTATCCGCCACCTCCCGGTGGTGAAGGGCGAGCGTCTGGCGGGGATCATCTCGATCGGCGATCTCGTGAAGTACAAGATCCAGGCGACCCAGGCCGAGGCCGAGGGGCTGAAGGCTTATATCGCCGCGGGGTGAGGAAGCGCGCGCTCGATCCTCGGACGAGCGGCGCTCTATAGAGTGATGGTATATTGAGAGTGGCTAGGTTTCGATGAGCTCGGCGCCGGCCCCGGCGACCGCGTCGGCCAGGCTGTAGCCTTCCAAGACCGACGCCGTCGCATCGCGTGCGCGCAGCAAGGCCTCGCGCAAGGCGCAACTCGCCAGGTCGCGGCAATCCTCGCAGCGTCGAAAGGCGGTGCGGCTGACGCAGGGAGTCAGGGCAAGCGGACCGTCGACCAGGCGGATGATTTCCGCAAAGCTGATGCCGTCGGCGGCGCGCGCCAGGACATAGCCGCCGAACTTGCCGCGTCGACTGATCACCAACCCTTCTCGTGAAAGCGACAGGAGGATCGCCTCCAGGAACTTGCGCGGGGCATCGGCGCGCTCGGCCAGCTCGCCGGCGGTCATCTGGGTATCCGCGCGCGCCAGCTCGATCATGGCGCGAAGGGCGTAGCGGGCCTTTTGAGACAACATGAACGCCGGGACCTTCGTGGATAGAGCGGCGCGCGAAGGGGCGCGCTCTATAGAGTGGTCCGCGTTCTGAGCGAGGTAAGCCCGCCGCGCAAGCCTTGCATGACGGTGTTCATGCACAGGGAATGCGGACGATTGGGGATGAAACTCGGATTTCGCGCTTGCCGCAGCGGGGGAGGGGGCCTAGAAGCCGCGCCTCGCTTCGGGGCCACGCGCCACGGACCGAAACTTGAGCCTCTCGGGGGCTTGCGTTTCGAGCCATGGATCGCTAAGTTCCGCAGCCTCAGTCGAATCTCTTCGAACTTGCGGCGCTCCTCTGGCGCGCCAACGGTTATTTTTGTGCTCTGATCTGGCGTTGCTGGCGAAGAAAACAAAAATGAAAAGTTCGGTTGACCCAGGAATTCGGTTTCGCTAGAAGCCGCGCTCCTTGGAAATACGGAGTTGCTCGAAAGAGTTTCTAAGTATTTCCGTCCAGACAGGTTCAGCTTTTCTTTGAAAAAGTTGCTTGACTGGCTCCGGTGGCTTCTCTAGAAGCTGCCGGCTTCGCAGAAAGCCTTCGGGTTGGGCGCGGAGAGAAAGTCGAAAAGTTTTGAAAAAAACGATTTGACACGGAAAACGAGGTTGGATAGATAGCCGCCTCCGCCGACATCGGGTGTTAAACGATGGGGTCGCCGGGAGGTGGCTCGGGTCTTTGACATTGTTGAATTGGAAAGAGAAACGCAGGCGGCGGCGCTCTGGCGATGACCTTCGGGTCATCAACTGACGCTGACGAATGCGGTCTCTTGAAGAAGACACCATTACGCCGGTTGGCCTTCGGGTCGATCGAGTGATGGGAACTCGTCAAGAAACTATGCAAACCAGATACCTGATCCTGGGTTTTCCCCTGGGATTGGAAGTCTGAAGTCAATGTCAACTCAACCTGAGAGTTTGATCCTGGCTCAGAGCGAACGCTGGCGGCAGGCCTAACACATGCAAGTCGAACGGATCCTTCGGGATTAGTGGCGGACGGGTGAGTAACACGTGGGAACGTGCCCTTTGGTTCGGAACAACTCAGGGAAACTTGAGCTAATACCGGATGTGCCCTTCGGGGGAAAGATTTATCGCCATTGGAGCGGCCCGCGTCTGATTAGCTAGTTGGTGAGGTAAAGGCTCACCAAGGCGACGATCAGTAGCTGGTCTGAGAGGATGATCAGCCACATTGGGACTGAGACACGGCCCAAACTCCTACGGGAGGCAGCAGTGGGGAATCT
The DNA window shown above is from Caulobacter sp. FWC26 and carries:
- a CDS encoding ABC-F family ATP-binding cassette domain-containing protein → MASPARAPVLALKDVRLADGAKPLFDGVDLALEPRIRACLVGRNGAGKSTLLKILAGQGVEADSGERAVQPGAKVVYVSQEPEITGETLLDYATAGGAQDYEAQAALADFGLDPSKSAKGLSGGETRRAALARAFAEQPDVLLLDEPTNHLDIFAIQTLEDELAASKCAALIVSHDRAFLNRVTERCFWLEHRKIRRLDKSFSEFEAWADSIMAADAEEARRLDKVLERENAWLARGVQGRRARNEGRRRALLALRAEKKDRQSELRGTMTMAVESAGTSGKRVIEAKGVTKRFGDRTIVENFSTRILRGDRVALVGPNGAGKTTLVKLLLGELERDAGSVQLGTNLEVSYIDQARMALSDKITVWDFLTPGGGDSIIVRGHPKHVAGYAKEFLFTDAQLRQPVTSLSGGERNRLLLARALANPTNLMVLDEPTNDLDMDTLDLLEDLLADFDGTLILVSHDRDFIDRLASSTIALDGKGKVVETPGGWTDLMDQNPDFFKATKSGASFAPVSKAAAKPAPAAPAPPKKTVKLSYKDQRRLEECEALIAKSPAIIAKLEEALADPNLYTRDPATFDKTMKALDKARADLEQAEMEWLELEEKKESLTG
- the hfaD gene encoding holdfast anchor protein HfaD, which codes for MRRPAMTRLAGTLAAIPISVMLSGVATSQTTSGSTGPSPVLNSQINLGEIFSEQTLNVQTVSDGVTASTTAQANGVSVGVTNADASVTSNQDNKGVVYGHGVVDVGADAGTASAVRTTAVGNAASLAASNGTISAFAVQTNSATVTARGQVEAANAQAADLTVSTLAMGNSAGVNLDNGSAGARISQSTTANVLADGGAIVGYVSGTSAVTSTTAGNNINIGGANQSAVRAITDQANTAEVTQASKFTAYGNSNLTATAATATANNLALTNEGPLADVTSNQWNTSYVRGQAEGSSYLFGAAQTTAYAAGNSSQVNNIGAELVLDNLQTNTGGGVEATASFVGQDGYDAVTTATAMGNAVTGYACSRCNGRMSVTNNQTNGADVGASSSSAVASSGRQVTGVSTAIGNNASFNVNSPGN
- the hfaB gene encoding holdfast anchoring protein HfaB, which translates into the protein MMVKRTGLVLALLATAALSACGSTPVASTAGNYAQPIGGAPVTANPTDYSSALVCLNQYARSNRIVAPRIAIGRIADYTGKEESDGSGRKVTQGASLMAVSAFAKAGMPLVERFDTSVSEFELKYANNKLISDRPNPAPEVPADYRKILAGQVPGSDFYVIGGITELNYNIRSAGVDAYAGDKDTDGLKGNFRRRVFIMNIALDLRLVNTRTLEVVDVISYQKQVVGREVSLGVFDFLNGNLFDISAGRGALEPMQLAVRALIERATVEMAANLYGMPGPQSCLRYDPFGDATVGQTGAFTPAYNNLGTNNAQTRDDPSRWNARRDPDIRDAKRGRY
- the hfaA gene encoding holdfast anchoring protein HfaA; amino-acid sequence: MAWHRKSKTRVAAVVAAVTLGAAGGVAAQSMSTNSASFNAGYGRSSGQESRMVEYSTRDANGNRVVVDGVMLTGSDQSVFSSSRSSGSLDAYSGVGAVGGYAGSTAIGNNLTVITQGNNNTVIVNSNQVNTGNVTAGSNVAKGGAPK
- a CDS encoding rhomboid family intramembrane serine protease, which codes for MDQPQRPEPLFNAPWPALLVAAAVIVPHLLLLNASKDLIYSLALVPREFWEGRWTGVITMLFVHGGWVHALTNAAFGLAFGAPVARLLGLNGRGGGIFCLFYLSCGIVAGVGYAAIHPQGLAPVVGASGAISGLMGAAGRTMDSAPGRLGPVFGPRVISLGLGWLVVNLVMAVAGGLLTMGAGAVAWEAHLIGFAAGVLLIGPFARWAGAPARLAEPD
- a CDS encoding CBS domain-containing protein, with the translated sequence MLVSQILKDKGDLVFTASPQETVGAAAALLHTRRVGAMVVVDDKEAVVGIVSERDIVRMVAKEGAAALSKPISGCMSANVVFAQPDETIDALLERMTDRRIRHLPVVKGERLAGIISIGDLVKYKIQATQAEAEGLKAYIAAG
- a CDS encoding Rrf2 family transcriptional regulator, with product MLSQKARYALRAMIELARADTQMTAGELAERADAPRKFLEAILLSLSREGLVISRRGKFGGYVLARAADGISFAEIIRLVDGPLALTPCVSRTAFRRCEDCRDLASCALREALLRARDATASVLEGYSLADAVAGAGAELIET